The following proteins are encoded in a genomic region of Chryseobacterium cucumeris:
- a CDS encoding porin, giving the protein MKTTSFKTAIALFSLLGLMGKLEAQKKNDFNNPGLTHYFNEDHSRYISFSGYAELWARYTQLNPGSLVNNEAKSDLSDLSLRRVRVKMTYKPTEKLMFVLQGGTTNVNVNAKGSNYFDLLDAYAEYAFNDKIAFGAGRSTWRGLSRFTTGPLNTLLYDLPAYATSNAGATDYTVRELSAYIKGQLGRFDYRLVLADPYTMATSDPKLNVASFSKNSPGKDFSGYFRYAFLDKENISTPFNAGTYVGKKNVLSLGAGFDYIHNALWHLDSGKNTVNDDMKSFAVDLFYDAPLNKEKGTSISAYGMAMHNDYGPNYIRYVGTNNPATSVDVTQASLNGAGNAMPVIGTGNTYYVQLGGTLPYLDKEKKSLQLQPAVGMQLSDLKGLHDNAVIYDAGISLLMNGMSSRLTFDAQNRPVYTNDPSNNAVVSDRKWQFVLKYRIDFN; this is encoded by the coding sequence ATGAAGACTACCTCTTTCAAAACAGCAATTGCGTTGTTTTCCTTATTAGGACTTATGGGGAAATTAGAAGCCCAGAAAAAAAATGATTTTAATAATCCCGGATTGACTCATTATTTCAATGAAGATCACTCAAGATATATTTCCTTTAGCGGATATGCAGAATTGTGGGCCAGATATACCCAGCTTAACCCTGGAAGCCTTGTCAATAACGAAGCAAAATCAGACCTGTCTGACCTTTCGCTTAGAAGGGTTCGTGTAAAAATGACTTATAAGCCAACAGAAAAGCTGATGTTTGTATTGCAGGGTGGAACTACCAACGTGAATGTCAATGCAAAAGGAAGTAACTATTTTGACCTTTTGGATGCTTATGCTGAATACGCTTTTAATGATAAAATTGCTTTTGGGGCAGGACGTTCTACATGGCGCGGCCTTTCAAGATTTACTACAGGACCTTTGAATACGCTGTTATACGACCTGCCAGCTTATGCAACCTCCAATGCGGGAGCAACAGATTATACCGTAAGGGAATTGAGTGCCTATATTAAAGGACAGCTCGGAAGATTTGATTATCGTCTGGTACTGGCTGATCCTTATACCATGGCAACTTCTGATCCGAAACTGAATGTAGCTTCCTTTAGTAAAAACTCCCCAGGAAAAGACTTCTCAGGATATTTCAGATATGCTTTTTTGGACAAGGAAAATATTTCCACTCCCTTTAATGCAGGAACTTATGTAGGGAAGAAGAATGTACTGAGTCTGGGAGCCGGGTTTGATTATATTCACAATGCATTATGGCATCTGGATTCCGGTAAAAATACAGTGAATGATGATATGAAAAGCTTTGCAGTAGATTTATTTTATGATGCACCACTGAATAAAGAAAAAGGAACGTCAATAAGCGCTTATGGGATGGCGATGCATAACGACTACGGACCCAATTATATCCGGTATGTTGGTACCAATAATCCTGCAACTTCTGTAGATGTGACACAAGCGAGTCTGAATGGAGCAGGAAATGCAATGCCTGTTATCGGAACCGGAAATACATATTATGTACAACTTGGAGGAACCCTGCCTTATCTGGACAAAGAAAAGAAAAGTCTTCAGCTTCAGCCTGCCGTAGGAATGCAGCTGTCAGATCTGAAAGGACTTCATGATAATGCTGTGATCTATGATGCAGGAATATCTCTGCTGATGAACGGAATGTCTTCCCGTTTAACCTTTGACGCTCAGAACAGACCTGTTTACACCAATGACCCTTCAAACAATGCCGTAGTTTCTGATCGGAAATGGCAGTTTGTCCTTAAATACAGAATAGATTTTAATTAA
- a CDS encoding response regulator transcription factor has protein sequence MKILIVEDNSRVSSLLKRGLESQQYQVYISEDAEDAIVLLNKITFDLAITDIMLPKMSGIDLCKLIKQQYPDLPIIMLTALGTIDEKIEGFDAGADDYMVKPFEIRELYVRIKAILQRRSIKNKEAYLNDLEYYDLKIDKKFNRVFRNGAEIELTPKEFKLLVFLVSNAERILTREEIAENVWGNHFDTGTNYIDVYIAYLRKKIDKNFDHKLIHTKPGVGFIFASQL, from the coding sequence ATGAAAATTTTAATTGTAGAAGATAATTCACGCGTTTCAAGCCTTTTGAAAAGAGGGCTGGAAAGCCAGCAATATCAGGTTTATATTTCGGAAGATGCAGAAGATGCAATTGTCCTGCTGAATAAAATAACATTTGATCTGGCCATTACGGATATTATGCTCCCGAAAATGAGTGGTATTGATCTGTGCAAACTGATCAAACAGCAATATCCTGACCTCCCCATCATCATGCTTACCGCTCTTGGAACGATTGATGAAAAAATTGAAGGATTTGACGCCGGGGCAGATGACTATATGGTGAAACCTTTTGAGATTAGGGAGCTCTATGTGAGAATCAAAGCCATTCTGCAGAGAAGATCAATTAAAAATAAAGAAGCCTATCTGAACGATCTGGAATATTATGACCTGAAAATTGATAAGAAATTTAACAGGGTTTTCAGAAATGGAGCGGAAATAGAACTTACTCCCAAAGAATTTAAACTCCTGGTATTTCTGGTAAGCAATGCCGAAAGAATTCTTACCCGTGAAGAAATTGCAGAAAATGTATGGGGGAATCATTTCGACACAGGGACCAATTATATTGATGTCTATATTGCATATTTACGGAAAAAGATTGATAAAAATTTTGATCATAAACTGATTCATACCAAACCCGGAGTAGGATTTATTTTTGCTTCACAATTATGA
- a CDS encoding sensor histidine kinase, protein MKIATRTALIYSILTAGILFLFAYVLYFVSEKNREDEFNDRLGYKVIWRSEFIFDARISDEKIRELHRRNQKLLNEADISVYNSKKELTFTDIPPLKSNEKYLDKISRSHKNRIFWQQGDRQYIAMQFPSNGEKYYIIGSAVDVTGKAHISEFKKDIIIIYISSIVIIFIIGFLFSYYTLKPLKDIILQIRDISEHNLNKRLDIPKAKDEIYELTETFNSTFNRLEKSFNNHKQFVTTISHEFRTPLSTLIAELELAKELNVTLDDYKLSIDNALQDANDASELSSALLDFARASYDVSQISFTNLRLDEILAEAKLALLQKNASYKIGINYMSNASDDDENNYDFYGNPYLLQVAFSNLIENACKYSADKSCHIEIETQQEHIKIHFIDHGIGISEKDLSKIFDLFYRGSNKSFEKGNGIGLSIVKRIVEIHEGKLTINSEVSKGSVFTVEFPSKN, encoded by the coding sequence ATGAAAATAGCAACCCGAACAGCACTCATTTATTCCATCCTTACGGCAGGCATCCTATTTTTGTTTGCCTACGTTCTTTATTTTGTTTCTGAAAAAAACAGAGAAGATGAATTCAATGACCGGCTGGGATACAAAGTGATCTGGCGTTCAGAATTTATATTTGATGCCAGAATCAGTGATGAAAAAATCCGTGAACTTCACCGGCGTAACCAAAAACTTCTGAATGAAGCAGACATCAGTGTCTATAACAGCAAAAAAGAGCTTACCTTCACAGATATTCCTCCTCTCAAAAGCAATGAAAAATATCTGGACAAAATTAGCCGGTCCCATAAAAACAGAATATTCTGGCAGCAGGGTGACCGTCAGTATATTGCCATGCAGTTTCCATCCAACGGAGAAAAATATTATATCATTGGAAGTGCAGTAGATGTTACGGGAAAAGCCCATATTTCTGAGTTTAAAAAAGATATTATCATCATCTACATCAGCTCCATTGTTATCATTTTTATTATAGGATTTCTTTTTTCCTATTATACGCTTAAGCCTTTAAAGGATATCATTCTCCAGATCCGTGATATTTCAGAGCACAACCTTAATAAACGGCTGGATATTCCCAAAGCAAAAGATGAGATTTATGAACTAACGGAAACTTTTAATTCTACCTTCAACAGACTTGAAAAATCCTTCAACAATCATAAGCAATTCGTCACCACTATTTCCCATGAGTTCCGGACACCTCTTTCTACCTTAATTGCAGAACTTGAGCTTGCCAAGGAACTTAACGTTACCTTGGATGACTATAAGCTTTCTATTGATAATGCTCTGCAGGATGCGAATGATGCTTCGGAACTATCTTCTGCTCTTTTGGATTTTGCCAGAGCCAGCTATGATGTATCACAAATCAGTTTTACCAATCTACGTCTGGATGAGATTTTGGCAGAAGCCAAGCTTGCATTGCTGCAGAAAAATGCCAGTTACAAAATCGGGATCAATTATATGAGCAATGCCTCAGATGATGATGAAAACAATTATGATTTTTATGGCAACCCTTACCTGCTGCAGGTTGCTTTTTCCAACTTAATAGAGAATGCCTGTAAATATTCGGCAGACAAAAGCTGTCATATCGAGATAGAAACCCAACAGGAACATATCAAAATTCATTTTATTGATCATGGGATCGGTATTTCAGAAAAGGATCTTTCAAAAATTTTTGATCTTTTTTACCGCGGTTCCAATAAGAGCTTCGAAAAAGGAAACGGAATCGGTCTTTCCATTGTAAAAAGAATTGTAGAAATACATGAAGGAAAATTGACTATCAATTCTGAAGTATCCAAAGGAAGTGTATTTACTGTGGAATTTCCTTCCAAAAATTAA
- a CDS encoding murein L,D-transpeptidase catalytic domain family protein, translated as MKGFYSVLSLVYMVTTSFYISPKVVAKSENVKTTKTEKVAETKSEKNTAAVSSSEALYQSIAFEPGHELNYEVFSKALTGYENLKKAGLLTQDSHLLTICDFSMSSNTKRLWIIDLEDKKVLFNSLVAHGKNTGEEFATNFSNKESSLQSSLGFYITDATYQGDNGYSLKLLGMDKGFNDAAYRRAIVMHGADYVSDAFAAMHKRIGRSWGCPAVPRELTQSIINTIKGKNCLFIYYPDQNYLSSSEWLKA; from the coding sequence ATGAAAGGATTTTATAGCGTATTAAGCCTTGTTTACATGGTGACGACTTCATTCTACATTTCCCCAAAAGTGGTGGCGAAAAGTGAGAATGTGAAAACAACGAAAACTGAAAAAGTAGCTGAAACGAAATCTGAGAAGAACACTGCAGCAGTGTCTTCATCAGAAGCACTGTACCAATCTATTGCATTTGAGCCGGGGCATGAACTGAATTATGAAGTGTTCTCAAAAGCATTGACTGGCTATGAAAATTTAAAAAAAGCAGGATTGCTTACCCAGGACTCGCATTTATTGACTATCTGCGATTTTTCTATGTCTTCTAACACAAAAAGACTTTGGATCATTGACCTCGAAGACAAAAAAGTTCTGTTCAACTCATTGGTAGCACACGGAAAAAATACCGGCGAAGAATTTGCGACGAATTTTTCTAACAAGGAAAGTTCGCTGCAGAGCAGCCTGGGATTTTATATCACGGATGCAACCTATCAGGGTGATAACGGATACTCTCTGAAATTATTGGGAATGGATAAGGGCTTTAATGATGCTGCATACAGAAGAGCAATTGTAATGCATGGTGCGGATTATGTGAGTGATGCATTTGCTGCGATGCACAAAAGAATCGGAAGAAGCTGGGGATGCCCTGCCGTCCCAAGAGAACTGACACAATCTATAATCAATACGATTAAAGGCAAAAACTGTCTGTTCATCTATTATCCTGATCAGAATTATCTTTCTTCCTCAGAATGGTTGAAAGCGTAA
- the msrB gene encoding peptide-methionine (R)-S-oxide reductase MsrB, protein MENTQAKSNPYYSRTDTSKLNVSNEEWKKILAPDLYAIAREAATERAFTGKYNEFDEVGEYYCAVCGNHLFRSTSKFSSSCGWPSFFEADKEGVYYVRDQSYGMDRVEVLCKRCDSHLGHVFDDGPKPTGLRYCMNSISLEFVPDSQK, encoded by the coding sequence ATGGAAAATACACAAGCAAAAAGCAATCCATACTACTCCAGAACAGATACTTCAAAACTCAATGTTTCCAATGAAGAATGGAAAAAAATCCTTGCTCCGGATCTATACGCAATAGCCAGAGAAGCGGCAACAGAAAGAGCTTTTACAGGAAAATATAACGAATTTGATGAGGTAGGAGAATATTATTGTGCGGTATGTGGAAATCATCTGTTCCGTTCGACATCAAAATTTTCCAGCAGCTGCGGCTGGCCGAGTTTCTTTGAAGCTGATAAAGAAGGAGTCTATTATGTAAGAGATCAGTCGTACGGTATGGATAGAGTAGAGGTACTTTGTAAAAGATGTGATTCCCATCTGGGACATGTTTTTGATGACGGTCCGAAGCCTACAGGATTAAGATATTGTATGAATTCTATAAGTCTGGAATTTGTTCCGGATTCTCAAAAATAA
- a CDS encoding DUF445 domain-containing protein produces the protein MNDEAKRKQLRKYKAFATGLFILMAVIFIVTTILQKSDNSHWIGYVRAFAEAAMVGALADWFAVTALFRHPLGLPIPHTNLIENSKQRLGDNLGNFVVGNFLSPQNIRPYIQKLKVSNFVGEWLAKEKSQDILIKNLSDIVLDILNKLDDSTVSQFISKKVSEMTDDVKLNKVVGNGIGYILEKNDHQRIITNLSKQIKEYIIENDEMIQERVKKGSYSFIPSFVDNKIADKIADGLSDFFKEIEEDPQHEVRALITQKIHEFSVDLKEDPKWDEEFKTIKNGLLKNDKLDEYSNDIWVSIKRTLMKELQEEENSALKNYLTKNLNEFARNLKTDENLQNKIDHWVRVTAYKYILKNTHQFGNLISTTVGNWQGKELSEKLELEVGKDLQFIRVNGTLVGGLVGLIIYTIAHFFI, from the coding sequence ATGAATGACGAAGCAAAAAGAAAACAACTTAGAAAATATAAAGCATTTGCCACCGGATTATTTATCCTGATGGCTGTTATTTTCATTGTTACCACTATTTTACAGAAGTCTGATAACTCTCACTGGATTGGCTATGTCCGGGCCTTTGCTGAAGCCGCTATGGTGGGTGCGCTTGCGGACTGGTTTGCGGTAACGGCCTTATTCCGGCATCCTCTCGGGCTTCCTATTCCCCATACCAACCTGATTGAAAACAGTAAGCAGAGACTGGGAGACAACCTTGGAAATTTCGTGGTGGGAAACTTCCTTTCACCTCAGAATATCCGCCCTTACATCCAAAAGCTTAAAGTATCCAATTTTGTGGGAGAATGGCTGGCCAAGGAAAAAAGCCAGGACATTTTGATTAAAAACCTTTCGGATATTGTTCTTGATATTCTCAATAAACTGGATGATTCTACGGTAAGCCAGTTTATCAGCAAAAAGGTTTCTGAAATGACAGATGATGTCAAGCTTAATAAAGTAGTAGGAAACGGAATCGGTTATATACTGGAAAAAAATGATCACCAGAGAATCATCACCAATCTTTCAAAACAGATCAAAGAATACATCATTGAAAACGATGAAATGATCCAGGAGAGAGTAAAAAAAGGCAGTTATTCCTTCATTCCATCTTTTGTAGATAACAAAATTGCTGATAAAATTGCCGACGGACTTTCTGATTTTTTCAAAGAAATAGAAGAAGATCCTCAGCATGAAGTAAGAGCATTGATCACTCAGAAAATTCATGAATTTTCCGTTGATCTGAAAGAAGATCCGAAATGGGATGAGGAATTTAAAACGATTAAAAACGGTCTTCTCAAAAATGATAAACTGGATGAATATTCCAATGATATCTGGGTTTCCATTAAAAGGACATTGATGAAAGAACTTCAGGAGGAGGAAAACTCGGCTTTGAAAAACTATCTTACTAAAAATTTGAATGAGTTTGCCCGGAATTTAAAAACAGATGAAAACCTTCAGAATAAAATTGACCATTGGGTTCGGGTGACAGCTTATAAATACATTCTGAAAAACACTCATCAATTCGGAAACCTCATCAGTACTACCGTTGGGAACTGGCAGGGAAAAGAGCTCAGTGAAAAACTGGAACTGGAAGTAGGAAAAGACCTGCAGTTTATCCGGGTTAACGGAACGCTGGTAGGAGGTCTGGTCGGTCTGATTATCTACACCATCGCACACTTCTTCATTTAA
- a CDS encoding quinone-dependent dihydroorotate dehydrogenase produces the protein MYKSLIRPILFKFDPEEVHHFTFSMLKNFGFLTKLLLPKPIEDKRLEREVFGLKFKNPVGLAAGFDKNAVLFNELGDLGFGFVEIGTVTPRAQAGNPKKRLFRLIEDGGIINRMGFNNDGLEAAIEKLKSNKGKIIIGGNIGKNTDTSPENYTQDYLDCFEGLHPHVDYFVLNVSCPNVGSHAKLEDVDYLRELITEVKKINQSKSVQKPILLKIAPDLNNNQLDEIIDLIAETKIDGIVVSNTSVNREGLKTSPEVLAQIGNGGLSGKPIRERSTKMIKYLSDKSNRAFPIIGVGGIHSAKDAMEKLDAGATLVQLYTGFIYEGPQLINDINQELLKRASRLPR, from the coding sequence ATGTACAAATCGCTCATTCGTCCGATCCTTTTCAAATTTGATCCTGAAGAAGTTCATCATTTTACATTTTCAATGCTTAAAAATTTTGGATTTCTTACCAAACTGCTTTTACCAAAACCTATTGAAGACAAACGTCTGGAAAGAGAAGTCTTTGGATTGAAATTTAAAAATCCTGTAGGACTGGCTGCCGGTTTCGATAAAAATGCAGTGTTATTTAACGAATTGGGAGATCTTGGTTTCGGATTTGTAGAAATAGGAACCGTTACCCCGAGAGCGCAAGCCGGAAATCCTAAGAAAAGATTGTTCCGTTTGATTGAAGATGGTGGGATCATCAACAGAATGGGATTCAATAATGATGGTCTTGAAGCAGCTATTGAAAAACTGAAATCCAATAAAGGAAAAATAATCATCGGTGGAAACATCGGGAAAAATACAGATACAAGTCCGGAAAATTATACGCAGGATTACTTAGACTGTTTTGAAGGTCTTCATCCTCATGTAGATTACTTTGTATTGAATGTGAGCTGCCCGAACGTAGGAAGCCACGCGAAACTGGAAGATGTAGACTATCTGAGAGAACTGATTACGGAAGTGAAAAAAATAAACCAGTCAAAATCTGTACAGAAACCTATATTACTGAAAATTGCACCGGATTTGAATAACAATCAGTTAGACGAAATCATTGATCTGATCGCTGAAACAAAAATAGATGGTATTGTAGTTTCCAATACATCCGTGAACAGAGAAGGCCTGAAAACCTCTCCGGAAGTTTTAGCACAGATAGGAAATGGTGGATTAAGCGGAAAGCCCATCCGTGAGAGAAGTACAAAAATGATCAAATACCTTTCCGATAAAAGCAACAGGGCATTTCCAATCATTGGAGTAGGAGGAATTCACTCTGCTAAGGATGCGATGGAGAAGCTGGATGCAGGGGCTACACTGGTTCAGTTGTATACCGGATTTATTTATGAAGGTCCGCAACTGATCAACGACATCAATCAGGAATTACTAAAAAGAGCCAGCAGATTACCGAGATAA
- a CDS encoding pseudouridine synthase, producing the protein MLEILYRDEHLIAINKPSGLLVHKSFYAGEADTYAIQELKKQIGQKVYPVHRLDRKTSGVLLFTLDKDTLRIMSEQFASRDVEKKYLAILRGWTKEEETIDYDLVNENEVTQNAVTYYRRLQTSEIDLPFLKHQTSRYSLVEAIPETGRFHQLRKHFKHILHPILGCRKHGCNKQNKLWLQTFDINKMTLHAHQLIFNHPVSKERITINAAIDEEFKRVGDILNFDLSVYSS; encoded by the coding sequence ATGTTAGAAATTCTTTATCGTGACGAGCATCTTATTGCCATCAACAAACCCAGCGGGTTACTGGTTCATAAATCTTTTTATGCCGGAGAAGCTGATACCTATGCTATTCAGGAATTGAAGAAACAGATCGGGCAAAAAGTGTATCCCGTACACCGGTTGGACCGGAAAACTTCGGGGGTTCTGCTGTTTACTCTGGATAAAGATACTCTTAGAATCATGAGCGAGCAGTTTGCATCACGCGATGTGGAGAAGAAATATCTGGCCATTCTTCGTGGCTGGACAAAAGAAGAAGAAACCATTGATTATGATTTAGTTAATGAAAATGAAGTCACACAAAATGCTGTTACGTACTATCGTCGGTTGCAGACTTCAGAAATAGATTTACCTTTTTTAAAACATCAGACTTCGAGATATTCTTTGGTAGAAGCCATTCCTGAAACGGGAAGATTTCATCAGCTGAGAAAACATTTTAAACATATTTTGCATCCGATCCTGGGCTGTCGCAAACATGGCTGCAACAAACAAAATAAGTTGTGGCTTCAGACATTTGACATCAACAAAATGACGCTTCATGCCCATCAGTTGATTTTTAACCATCCTGTTTCTAAAGAAAGAATTACAATAAATGCCGCTATAGATGAGGAATTCAAAAGAGTAGGAGATATCCTGAATTTTGATCTGAGTGTGTACTCTTCATGA
- a CDS encoding glycine--tRNA ligase encodes MAKQEDVFKKVISHAKEYGFIFPSSEIYDGLSAVYDYGQNGAELKNNIKQYWWKAMVQLNENIVGIDSAILMHPTTWKASGHVDAFNDPLIDNKDSKKRFRADVLVEDYCAKIEDKENKEIEKAAKRFGEAFDKDQFVSTNPKIIEYRAKREAILSRLAKSLENEDLADVKALIEELEIADPDTGSKNWTEVRQFNLMFGTKLGASADSAMDLYLRPETAQGIFVNFLNVQKTSRHKLPFGIAQIGKAFRNEIVARQFIFRMREFEQMEMQFFVAPGTELEFYEQWKQKRLNWHRALGLGDENYRFHDHEKLAHYANAAADIEFNFPFGFKELEGIHSRTDFDLKAHEKHSGRKLQFFDPERNENYVPYVVETSVGLDRLFLSIFSHCLRDEVLEDGSERTVLSLPPALAPIKAAILPLMKRDGLAEYAEKIFNDLKYDFNLFYEEKDAIGKRYRRQDAIGTPYCITVDHDSLTDHTVTIRDRDTMQQERVPVSELRRIIDEKTNFRNLLSQL; translated from the coding sequence ATGGCAAAGCAAGAAGATGTTTTCAAGAAAGTGATTTCTCACGCTAAAGAATATGGTTTTATTTTCCCATCGAGTGAGATCTATGATGGTTTATCCGCTGTTTATGATTATGGACAGAACGGTGCCGAACTAAAAAATAATATCAAACAATATTGGTGGAAAGCTATGGTACAGCTTAACGAAAATATTGTCGGCATTGATTCGGCGATCCTTATGCATCCTACAACCTGGAAGGCATCGGGCCACGTAGACGCTTTCAACGATCCATTGATTGATAATAAAGATTCTAAGAAACGTTTCAGAGCAGACGTTTTGGTGGAAGATTATTGTGCTAAAATTGAAGATAAAGAGAATAAGGAAATCGAAAAGGCAGCTAAAAGATTCGGTGAGGCTTTCGATAAAGATCAGTTTGTATCTACCAATCCAAAAATTATTGAATACAGAGCAAAAAGAGAGGCTATTCTTTCAAGACTGGCAAAATCTCTGGAAAATGAAGACCTTGCTGATGTAAAAGCTTTAATTGAGGAGCTTGAAATTGCAGATCCTGATACAGGTTCTAAAAACTGGACGGAAGTAAGACAGTTCAACCTGATGTTCGGGACAAAGCTTGGTGCTTCTGCTGACAGTGCTATGGATCTTTATCTGAGACCTGAAACGGCTCAGGGTATTTTCGTTAACTTCTTAAACGTACAGAAAACTTCACGTCACAAGCTTCCTTTCGGTATTGCACAGATCGGTAAAGCATTCAGAAATGAGATTGTTGCGAGACAGTTCATTTTCAGAATGCGTGAATTCGAACAGATGGAAATGCAGTTCTTTGTAGCTCCGGGAACAGAACTTGAATTCTACGAACAGTGGAAGCAGAAACGTCTGAACTGGCACAGAGCTTTAGGTTTGGGAGATGAGAACTACAGATTCCACGATCACGAAAAGCTTGCTCACTATGCTAATGCTGCGGCTGATATTGAGTTTAACTTCCCATTCGGATTTAAAGAACTGGAAGGTATTCACTCAAGAACAGATTTCGACTTAAAAGCTCATGAGAAACATTCCGGCAGAAAGTTACAGTTCTTCGATCCTGAAAGAAACGAAAATTATGTTCCTTATGTAGTGGAAACTTCAGTAGGTTTAGACAGATTATTCCTTTCCATATTCTCTCATTGTTTAAGAGACGAAGTGTTGGAAGACGGTTCAGAAAGAACGGTTTTATCTTTACCTCCGGCATTGGCACCCATTAAAGCAGCTATTCTTCCATTGATGAAGAGAGATGGTTTAGCAGAATATGCTGAAAAGATCTTCAATGATCTGAAATATGATTTCAACCTGTTCTATGAAGAGAAAGATGCCATCGGAAAACGTTACAGAAGACAGGATGCCATTGGTACTCCATACTGTATCACTGTGGATCACGATTCTCTTACAGATCACACGGTAACCATCAGAGACAGAGATACGATGCAGCAGGAAAGAGTTCCTGTTTCAGAGCTGAGAAGAATCATTGATGAAAAAACGAACTTCAGAAATTTACTTTCTCAATTATAG
- a CDS encoding M48 family metalloprotease, which produces MTRKIFVLGYFLFSILGTAQMYKPIDTADYIQRKAFLKSFEGNNEATVKRLKSQYSGKTGSELSKIYKEFGTDFEKQVKNNDFIFKSEFETSIQSMIQRLKKNNPTIPHDLKILIAKDNTPNAYCLADGTFVINMGLYSWLNNEEQIAAVISHELGHKIEEHSLKTFLKIIEQDKQDKLVVENIKSTTTSRSQSQNQKAFDIFKNRVYKKSVERRQNEIQADSLGYVIFKNSDFRKTEFINALQRLQDFDTISPRELKVETYKKLFNLPRQAFNEKWMKKEDFSLYNYNFYKEKLNKDSLASHPEVSRRIEALKKTFTELGTPVSPEKPSDLFLTLRKTARMEILPNYFHSEDYGLGIYAAMQFLQDEEEEKYYKSWLGRCFSKIYEARKNYNLNRYLDRIEPKNQSESYQQFLNFMWNLSLDEIKNIADFYQTNETLAKAN; this is translated from the coding sequence ATGACCAGAAAAATTTTTGTATTGGGGTACTTCCTGTTTTCAATCCTGGGAACAGCCCAGATGTATAAACCGATAGATACTGCAGATTATATACAGAGAAAAGCATTTTTAAAGAGTTTTGAAGGGAATAATGAAGCGACTGTAAAGAGGTTAAAGTCCCAATATTCCGGGAAAACAGGCTCTGAATTATCCAAAATTTATAAAGAATTCGGAACTGATTTCGAAAAGCAGGTGAAGAATAATGATTTTATTTTTAAATCTGAATTTGAAACCAGCATACAGTCTATGATTCAACGTCTTAAAAAGAATAATCCTACAATTCCTCACGATCTGAAAATTCTGATTGCCAAAGATAACACTCCCAATGCCTATTGCCTTGCTGACGGAACTTTTGTCATCAATATGGGGCTTTACAGCTGGCTGAATAACGAGGAACAGATTGCTGCAGTGATTTCCCATGAGCTTGGACATAAAATAGAGGAACATTCCCTGAAGACTTTTTTGAAAATTATAGAACAGGATAAACAGGATAAACTGGTGGTTGAGAATATCAAATCCACTACGACAAGCAGAAGCCAGAGCCAGAACCAGAAGGCTTTCGATATTTTTAAAAACAGAGTCTACAAGAAAAGCGTGGAAAGAAGACAAAATGAAATACAGGCAGATTCTTTAGGGTATGTTATTTTTAAAAACAGTGATTTCAGGAAAACAGAATTCATCAATGCTCTTCAGAGGTTACAGGATTTTGATACGATCTCTCCCCGGGAATTAAAGGTGGAAACCTATAAAAAACTGTTTAATCTTCCCAGACAGGCATTCAATGAGAAATGGATGAAAAAGGAAGATTTTTCCCTGTACAATTATAACTTTTATAAAGAAAAGCTGAACAAAGATTCTCTGGCATCGCATCCTGAAGTTTCCAGAAGAATAGAAGCGCTTAAAAAGACTTTTACAGAGCTTGGTACTCCTGTCAGTCCGGAAAAACCTTCAGACCTTTTTTTAACATTAAGAAAAACTGCAAGGATGGAGATTTTACCCAATTATTTTCATTCGGAAGATTATGGACTGGGAATCTATGCTGCCATGCAGTTTTTGCAGGATGAAGAGGAAGAAAAATATTATAAAAGCTGGCTGGGAAGATGTTTCTCTAAAATATATGAGGCGAGAAAAAATTATAATCTGAACCGGTATCTGGATAGAATAGAGCCTAAAAATCAAAGTGAAAGCTACCAGCAGTTTCTGAACTTTATGTGGAACTTAAGCCTTGATGAAATAAAGAATATAGCAGACTTTTATCAGACGAATGAGACGCTGGCAAAAGCAAACTGA